Proteins encoded within one genomic window of Deltaproteobacteria bacterium:
- a CDS encoding outer membrane beta-barrel protein: protein MRSFSRVLMVGCLLVALPALAEQNPVTVQTVEATADAPPPKAPKEAPASEPEPAAAVVAKKSEEAPADEMVGAALLFNLNNVFTSGAILDEHRGYGFGYLLDLGEVWGLRLGLDVTRITNPVRVERVTTITGNTTVTDYQLTISGPTDYFGASVGADLVRRLSRRKVAPFAGVGLFVDMSHSALRYTDDVSVTDQVTQVNDRTSSWGVGLEGLAGISWRVHESFSLYAEYTLGLTVFRWTSVRGETTIENSAGGTPTTTRSETEAITTRWLNLGLGLGQGASLGVMAHF from the coding sequence ATGCGATCCTTTTCCAGGGTGTTGATGGTGGGCTGCCTGCTCGTGGCCCTCCCGGCGCTGGCCGAACAGAACCCGGTGACGGTGCAGACGGTCGAGGCGACCGCTGACGCCCCTCCCCCGAAGGCCCCGAAGGAGGCGCCGGCCTCCGAGCCCGAGCCGGCGGCGGCCGTCGTGGCGAAGAAGAGCGAGGAGGCGCCGGCCGACGAGATGGTCGGGGCCGCCCTCCTCTTCAACCTCAACAACGTCTTCACCAGCGGGGCGATCCTCGACGAGCACCGGGGCTACGGCTTCGGCTACCTGCTGGACCTCGGCGAGGTCTGGGGGCTGCGCCTGGGCCTGGACGTCACCCGCATCACCAACCCGGTGCGGGTCGAGCGGGTGACCACCATCACCGGCAACACCACGGTCACCGACTACCAGCTGACCATCAGCGGCCCGACGGACTACTTCGGGGCCTCGGTGGGCGCCGACCTCGTGCGGCGGCTCTCCCGCCGGAAGGTGGCGCCCTTCGCCGGCGTCGGCCTCTTCGTCGACATGAGCCACTCGGCCCTGCGCTACACCGACGACGTGAGCGTGACCGACCAGGTGACCCAGGTGAACGACCGCACCAGCTCCTGGGGGGTCGGCCTCGAGGGCCTCGCCGGGATCAGCTGGCGCGTCCACGAGAGCTTCTCGCTCTACGCCGAGTACACGCTGGGCTTGACGGTCTTCCGGTGGACCTCCGTGCGCGGTGAGACCACCATCGAGAACAGCGCCGGCGGCACGCCGACCACGACCCGCAGCGAGACCGAGGCCATCACCACCCGGTGGCTGAACCTCGGCCTCGGGCTCGGCCAGGGCGCCTCCCTCGGCGTCATGGCTCACTTCTAG
- a CDS encoding endonuclease/exonuclease/phosphatase family protein translates to MRQRWFLLLPVALGLAACEPWSDVLKEELVDAPIFRALSVDEPTSVPGHLRVMTWNVKYGGGRLDFFFDGWGDRTEMSLDEVRANLEANYQLIEEVKPDILMVQEIEVNSRRSAYVDMVQDLLDNTSMNYGAYYPVWDTRYAPDEAFGRVEMGNAIFSRFPITEAQRHRSADRTDQAFYEDYFLLHRGIGRAVLDVGGRELAAWVVHAEAYDDDGTKKKHVDQALELFTAETLPAVIGGDFNNLPPGTVKTEAFNDDPPDLVGTRYETPPYELDAMDGFFTPDFLPAIDTARYGTAVASQERYYTHTVIGPAHTGTDGEPAFWNRKLDYLFIKNADRWIPATTDVIQAAGRGPVDIAVTVDPMELSDHCPVVGNWEPAP, encoded by the coding sequence ATGCGCCAGCGATGGTTCCTGCTCCTGCCCGTGGCTCTCGGGCTCGCCGCCTGCGAGCCCTGGTCCGACGTCCTGAAGGAAGAGCTGGTCGATGCGCCGATCTTCAGGGCGCTGAGCGTCGACGAGCCCACCAGCGTGCCCGGCCACCTGCGGGTGATGACCTGGAACGTGAAGTACGGCGGCGGCCGCCTCGACTTCTTCTTCGACGGCTGGGGGGACCGCACCGAGATGAGCCTGGACGAGGTCCGGGCCAACCTCGAGGCGAACTACCAGCTCATCGAGGAGGTGAAGCCCGACATCCTGATGGTCCAGGAGATCGAGGTGAACTCGCGCCGCTCGGCCTACGTGGACATGGTGCAGGACCTCCTCGACAACACCTCGATGAACTACGGCGCCTACTACCCGGTCTGGGACACCCGCTACGCGCCGGACGAGGCCTTCGGTCGGGTCGAGATGGGCAACGCCATCTTCTCGCGCTTCCCGATCACCGAGGCCCAGCGCCACCGCTCCGCCGACCGCACCGATCAGGCCTTCTACGAGGACTACTTCCTCCTCCACCGGGGCATCGGCCGCGCCGTCCTCGACGTGGGCGGCCGGGAGCTGGCCGCGTGGGTGGTGCACGCCGAGGCCTACGACGACGACGGCACGAAGAAGAAGCACGTCGACCAGGCCCTGGAGCTCTTCACGGCCGAGACCCTGCCGGCGGTGATCGGCGGCGACTTCAACAACCTGCCCCCGGGCACCGTGAAGACCGAGGCCTTCAACGACGACCCGCCCGACCTGGTGGGGACCCGCTACGAGACCCCGCCCTACGAGCTCGACGCGATGGACGGCTTCTTCACCCCGGACTTCCTTCCGGCGATCGACACCGCCCGCTACGGCACCGCCGTGGCCTCCCAGGAGCGCTACTACACCCACACCGTCATCGGCCCGGCCCACACCGGCACCGACGGCGAGCCCGCCTTCTGGAACCGCAAGCTCGACTACCTCTTCATCAAGAACGCCGATCGCTGGATCCCGGCGACGACCGACGTCATCCAGGCCGCCGGTCGCGGGCCGGTGGACATCGCCGTGACCGTCGATCCGATGGAGCTCTCCGACCACTGCCCGGTCGTCGGCAACTGGGAGCCCGCGCCATGA